In one window of Methanococcoides methylutens DNA:
- a CDS encoding nucleoside 2-deoxyribosyltransferase: MSITKKIYLAAPLFSEAEQEFNKKLETALKEIGFTVFVPQEDSNDTEAAREDMDSSNIFQLNVEAIDACDIVVAVLDGGTDVDSGTAWEIGYAYAKNKTVIGIKTDFRTLGPEGLVNLMIGESANELETSVKALLKKMEKYS; encoded by the coding sequence ATGAGCATAACTAAAAAAATATACCTTGCAGCACCCCTGTTCTCCGAAGCTGAACAAGAATTCAACAAAAAGCTGGAAACTGCACTGAAAGAGATTGGATTCACGGTCTTTGTACCCCAAGAGGATTCGAATGATACAGAAGCAGCAAGAGAGGATATGGATTCCAGTAATATCTTCCAGTTAAATGTTGAAGCCATCGATGCCTGTGACATAGTGGTCGCTGTTCTTGATGGTGGCACTGATGTCGATTCCGGGACAGCATGGGAGATCGGATATGCCTATGCAAAGAACAAGACGGTAATAGGTATTAAAACCGATTTCAGGACACTGGGACCCGAAGGTCTTGTAAACCTCATGATAGGAGAATCTGCCAATGAGCTTGAGACCAGTGTCAAAGCCCTTCTGAAAAAGATGGAAAAATACAGTTAA
- a CDS encoding ADP-dependent glucokinase/phosphofructokinase — protein MKVLCGYNVNIDAVYRMTAEEISDLVDLVDKKELVEKIFDTPVEIRSLSDLVAGLVLHMHQGTGGEWFIHSDDFFRFLKGRYYDKSEVRLGGNMGIMANVMSHMGAEQVVMNAVGDIGAIRPLMSGGNIVFSGESVQDASISKDGNEIIHFVFDFSSGTRFDLFGTEVIVPRENRFIATYDDINTELTITHEFEEYSRDHVCGMDGAIISGFNQLQKSYPDGSGYSERFEKAHSQLKDWKALNPDLPIHVELGHFMSMEMGVSIFNELAGTVDSIGMNEDELVMLSELHGVPSDMVRKMDACAILDACVRCASSTGLKKIVLHTRNFMMSIFAEGASSPVREVESMQFGVMCAAAFAASGELPERSQLEDSVSGLARSEEGMIQAGKMQDLIHGDEFEGGICGEYREFSVCVLPTIICEKPVSTVGLGDTVSSATFLRWLELGKNEL, from the coding sequence ATGAAGGTCCTTTGCGGATATAATGTTAACATCGATGCCGTGTACCGAATGACCGCCGAAGAGATCTCTGACCTGGTGGATCTGGTGGATAAGAAGGAGCTGGTGGAAAAGATCTTTGATACTCCGGTAGAGATCAGATCCCTTTCCGATCTTGTGGCAGGACTTGTGCTGCACATGCATCAGGGCACAGGCGGGGAGTGGTTCATTCATTCGGATGATTTTTTCCGTTTCCTGAAAGGCCGTTATTACGATAAAAGCGAGGTCCGCCTGGGGGGTAATATGGGGATAATGGCAAACGTCATGTCCCATATGGGTGCAGAGCAGGTCGTCATGAATGCAGTTGGTGATATCGGTGCAATAAGGCCATTGATGTCAGGCGGGAACATTGTTTTTTCAGGTGAGTCTGTACAGGATGCTTCAATTTCCAAGGATGGGAATGAGATAATCCACTTTGTTTTTGATTTTAGTAGTGGAACTCGTTTCGATCTTTTTGGCACAGAGGTAATAGTGCCCAGAGAAAACCGTTTCATTGCCACGTATGATGATATCAATACTGAGCTGACTATCACTCATGAGTTCGAAGAGTACAGCCGTGACCATGTATGTGGGATGGATGGGGCTATCATTTCCGGTTTCAACCAGTTGCAGAAAAGCTATCCTGACGGTTCCGGTTATTCCGAACGCTTTGAAAAGGCACATTCGCAATTAAAGGATTGGAAAGCACTCAATCCTGATCTCCCCATCCATGTTGAACTGGGTCATTTCATGAGCATGGAAATGGGGGTGTCCATCTTCAACGAACTTGCCGGTACGGTGGATAGCATTGGAATGAACGAGGATGAACTGGTCATGCTTTCTGAACTGCATGGTGTTCCATCGGACATGGTACGGAAAATGGATGCCTGTGCGATCCTCGATGCCTGTGTGAGGTGTGCTTCATCAACGGGCTTGAAGAAGATCGTCCTTCATACCCGTAACTTCATGATGAGTATTTTTGCAGAAGGGGCTTCCAGCCCGGTTCGTGAGGTGGAGAGCATGCAGTTCGGCGTTATGTGTGCGGCAGCTTTTGCAGCATCAGGGGAACTGCCTGAGCGGTCACAACTTGAAGATTCTGTTAGTGGTCTTGCCAGAAGTGAAGAAGGAATGATACAGGCAGGTAAAATGCAGGACCTCATCCATGGTGATGAGTTCGAGGGTGGCATATGTGGGGAATACAGGGAGTTTTCTGTGTGTGTCCTTCCGACCATTATCTGTGAAAAGCCGGTGTCCACTGTGGGGCTTGGGGATACTGTGTCTTCAGCTACTTTCTTGAGGTGGCTGGAACTTGGTAAGAATGAGTTGTGA
- the argC gene encoding N-acetyl-gamma-glutamyl-phosphate reductase, producing the protein MINAGIVGASGYTGGELMRLLLNHPKVNIEAATSRRLSGEAVSDTHKHLRGFSDLKFEDLGPEEIKERCDVVFVAVPHGTAMNIVPELIDSDVKVIDLSADYRLKTDIFEEVYGIEHADPRDAVFGLVELHPEIKDQSFIANPGCYPTGATLSAAPLAAAGLLKMAIFDSKSGITGAGINPTPASHYPNMAENVQAYKLTTHRHRAEIFQELNRLDSKLTDVSFTPHVIPSIRGILTTAHLFVNDSLSVEDVRDIYTDFYKDKPFVRVLDDIPSLGAVRGSNFCDIGFEVDANNGRIVVISAIDNLVKGASGQAIQNMNVMCGLDEITGIWTPATSP; encoded by the coding sequence ATGATCAATGCAGGAATAGTCGGTGCCTCCGGTTACACAGGTGGCGAACTGATGCGCCTGCTTTTGAACCATCCTAAAGTTAACATTGAAGCAGCAACGTCCCGCAGATTATCAGGGGAGGCTGTAAGTGATACTCACAAACACCTGCGTGGTTTTTCTGACCTTAAGTTCGAAGATCTTGGTCCGGAAGAGATCAAAGAGCGATGTGATGTTGTTTTTGTGGCCGTTCCCCATGGAACCGCAATGAACATAGTCCCTGAGCTTATCGACAGCGATGTGAAGGTAATCGACCTGAGTGCAGATTATCGTTTGAAGACGGACATTTTCGAAGAGGTCTATGGAATAGAACATGCAGATCCCAGGGATGCGGTATTTGGGCTTGTCGAGCTTCATCCTGAGATAAAGGATCAGTCATTCATTGCAAATCCGGGATGCTATCCCACAGGGGCAACTCTATCTGCAGCTCCACTTGCTGCTGCCGGTCTTCTCAAAATGGCTATATTCGATTCCAAATCAGGAATTACAGGTGCTGGTATCAATCCAACACCAGCATCCCATTATCCTAACATGGCAGAGAATGTGCAGGCATACAAGCTGACTACCCACAGGCACAGGGCGGAGATCTTCCAGGAACTGAATCGTCTGGACAGTAAACTTACTGACGTTAGTTTTACTCCACATGTTATTCCATCAATTCGTGGAATTCTGACAACAGCCCACCTGTTCGTAAATGACAGCTTGTCAGTTGAGGATGTCAGGGATATTTATACAGATTTCTACAAGGACAAACCCTTTGTCAGGGTGCTGGATGACATACCATCCCTTGGTGCTGTAAGGGGTTCGAATTTCTGTGACATCGGATTTGAAGTGGATGCTAATAATGGTCGCATTGTTGTGATCTCAGCGATAGACAATCTTGTAAAAGGTGCTTCAGGGCAGGCGATCCAGAATATGAACGTGATGTGTGGACTCGATGAGATCACAGGTATCTGGACTCCGGCAACTTCACCATAA
- a CDS encoding CBS domain-containing protein encodes MKVKDIMSSSVIVCSPEDSISSVAQLLKKEDISGVPVVSGSNVMGIVSEGDLLKLLEIPEHGGLWLPSPFEVIEIPIRELISWEDTKKMLSDVGSKPVSDIMEKEIITVSLESSVEDASRSMTKHKVNRLPVLDGDKLVGIITRGDIIRGLAGI; translated from the coding sequence ATGAAAGTAAAGGATATTATGAGCAGCAGTGTTATTGTATGCAGTCCTGAAGATTCCATCAGTAGTGTCGCACAGTTGCTGAAGAAAGAGGACATAAGTGGCGTTCCTGTTGTTTCTGGCAGTAATGTCATGGGTATTGTCTCAGAAGGTGACCTTCTAAAACTTCTGGAGATCCCTGAACATGGCGGTCTGTGGCTTCCCAGTCCATTTGAGGTCATAGAGATACCCATACGTGAACTTATCAGCTGGGAGGATACCAAGAAGATGCTTTCAGATGTCGGTTCAAAACCGGTCAGTGATATCATGGAGAAAGAGATTATCACTGTGAGCCTTGAAAGTTCAGTTGAAGATGCTTCCAGATCTATGACAAAGCATAAAGTGAACAGGCTTCCGGTTCTCGATGGCGATAAGCTTGTGGGTATAATCACACGTGGGGATATAATTCGCGGTCTTGCAGGTATTTAA
- a CDS encoding CPBP family intramembrane glutamic endopeptidase, whose amino-acid sequence METETEVKAIVVEDKLLNKIRRMDQLQIDLLVIAIPSLMIIIAEMSLFSGMTKFTIWTHLILLTMLTLSTMIFNDKNRQHIAYAFILLSLLRILNLSMPVFFEMTLHSYVFIYATLAIPIYILVKDQNISLSHLGINKNIRYYDLPLVLIASIVIAAGEFFIIKPGYLIPDISLLNLLKISIIMIFFVGLIEELVFRSILQTKLEEMIGKYQGLVLATILFAVMHSGYGTPYEIAFSGFAGFVLGTMYLIRRNLFLVTMTQGFVNILLFGLLPHIITP is encoded by the coding sequence ATGGAAACTGAAACTGAAGTTAAAGCTATTGTTGTAGAGGACAAACTCCTTAACAAAATAAGGAGAATGGACCAATTACAGATTGATCTTCTTGTTATAGCCATCCCTTCATTAATGATAATAATCGCGGAAATGTCATTATTTTCTGGCATGACAAAATTCACGATATGGACACATTTGATCCTGCTGACAATGTTAACGTTGTCTACAATGATATTTAACGATAAGAACAGACAACATATAGCATATGCATTTATTCTTCTGTCCTTACTGAGGATACTCAATCTATCAATGCCAGTGTTCTTTGAGATGACACTTCATTCCTATGTATTCATCTATGCAACTCTAGCAATACCGATATATATTCTTGTAAAGGATCAGAACATCTCACTTTCACACCTTGGGATTAACAAGAATATAAGGTACTATGACCTCCCTCTTGTCCTGATAGCAAGTATTGTGATCGCAGCAGGAGAGTTCTTTATCATCAAGCCCGGTTACCTTATACCGGATATATCATTATTGAACTTACTTAAGATATCCATCATCATGATATTTTTTGTAGGTCTGATCGAAGAGCTTGTATTCAGATCAATACTGCAAACGAAACTTGAAGAAATGATAGGGAAGTACCAGGGACTTGTTCTTGCAACTATACTTTTCGCAGTTATGCATTCCGGATATGGTACGCCATATGAAATAGCATTTTCCGGGTTTGCAGGTTTTGTGCTTGGAACCATGTATTTAATAAGAAGAAATCTATTCCTTGTGACGATGACACAGGGATTTGTGAACATACTACTCTTTGGACTGCTCCCTCACATAATAACTCCCTAA
- a CDS encoding DUF1616 domain-containing protein: MKYRNNIPSDIQVVIALVLLTCIFIMVPTLSNTTIRTVLGLPMVLFLPGYALIAALFPARDDLDGIERFALSFGLNIAVVPLIGLALNYTPWGIRLYPILISLSAFTIIMCIVAVFRRKSFPEENQFNVSFSSTYISLKDEISKKPENKLDQILTILLVLSIVASIVTLAYVVVTPKEGEKFTEFYILGPDRMADGYPTDLQLGQNGTVIVGVVNHEYADTEYSIKLMLDNSSQPIDQELLHITLPHNETWEKEVTFIPASAGEDMKLQFLLYKDKNMAESYRDLHLWLNVNEV; the protein is encoded by the coding sequence ATGAAATATCGAAATAATATACCCTCTGATATTCAGGTTGTCATAGCACTTGTTCTACTTACCTGCATATTCATAATGGTTCCCACTTTGAGCAACACGACCATACGAACTGTCCTTGGGCTTCCAATGGTACTCTTCTTACCAGGTTATGCATTGATAGCAGCACTTTTCCCAGCCAGGGATGACCTGGATGGGATCGAGAGATTCGCACTTAGTTTTGGCTTGAATATTGCAGTAGTTCCCCTTATTGGTCTTGCACTCAACTATACACCATGGGGAATCAGGCTTTATCCAATACTAATATCACTTTCTGCCTTCACCATCATAATGTGTATAGTAGCAGTGTTCAGGAGAAAATCCTTCCCCGAGGAAAACCAGTTCAACGTATCTTTTTCCTCAACATATATTTCATTGAAAGATGAGATCTCAAAAAAGCCAGAGAACAAACTTGACCAGATCCTGACAATCCTTCTGGTGTTATCAATAGTAGCCTCAATCGTAACTCTTGCATACGTGGTTGTCACACCAAAGGAAGGAGAAAAATTTACTGAATTCTATATCCTTGGACCTGACAGAATGGCTGATGGATATCCCACAGACCTACAGCTTGGTCAAAATGGTACCGTGATCGTTGGAGTTGTAAACCATGAATATGCAGATACTGAATATTCCATAAAGCTAATGCTTGATAATAGTTCACAACCAATTGATCAGGAACTACTCCACATAACCCTTCCACACAACGAAACGTGGGAGAAAGAAGTAACTTTTATACCAGCATCTGCAGGTGAAGATATGAAACTGCAATTCCTGCTCTACAAAGATAAGAACATGGCAGAGTCATATAGAGACCTCCATTTATGGCTCAATGTAAACGAGGTTTGA
- the argJ gene encoding bifunctional ornithine acetyltransferase/N-acetylglutamate synthase gives MKIIDGGICSVKGVRSYGIKPGKMGLAVIVGEGNAAGVFTRNKVIAAPLIVTREALQKNGKLAAIIANSGNANAFTGEEGLADAREMASVLSTKLGVDSELIGVASTGVIGRKLDVGWIKDNIDEVVDSLTSSPQGNSQAARAIMTTDTVPKMAAVELNTGICIGGIGKGSGMIEPNMGTMLGFVYTDAEVATDVLDSCLKKAVDKSFNMVVVDGDTSTNDMVLLTATGASGIKPDMNEFQQGLEHVLTDLAKQIAKDGEGATRLIEAQVRGAVSEGDAKLVAKAIVRSPLVKSAVFGKDPNWGRVVAAAGYSGADVDQDKISLAFSNGSDSAVLVDNGKIVSEDNELLEKLGSIMGSPEVIIKVDIHMGDSCATAWGCDLTYDYVRINAEYTT, from the coding sequence ATGAAAATTATAGATGGCGGGATCTGTTCAGTAAAAGGTGTACGTTCTTACGGCATCAAGCCGGGAAAGATGGGGCTTGCGGTTATCGTAGGTGAAGGGAATGCAGCAGGCGTTTTTACCAGAAATAAAGTTATAGCTGCTCCTCTGATCGTGACCCGCGAAGCACTTCAGAAGAACGGCAAGCTGGCTGCTATAATTGCTAACAGTGGCAATGCAAATGCTTTTACAGGTGAGGAAGGTCTGGCCGATGCCAGGGAGATGGCATCTGTCCTTTCGACGAAACTTGGGGTTGACAGTGAGCTTATTGGCGTGGCATCCACAGGTGTGATCGGAAGGAAACTTGATGTTGGCTGGATAAAGGACAATATCGATGAAGTTGTGGATTCACTGACATCATCTCCTCAGGGAAACAGCCAGGCTGCACGCGCTATTATGACGACGGACACTGTTCCGAAGATGGCTGCTGTTGAACTTAATACTGGTATTTGTATTGGTGGTATTGGCAAAGGTTCAGGAATGATCGAACCGAACATGGGTACTATGCTCGGTTTTGTCTACACGGACGCTGAAGTTGCTACCGATGTTCTTGATAGTTGCCTGAAAAAAGCTGTGGACAAGAGCTTCAATATGGTTGTGGTGGACGGGGATACCAGTACCAACGACATGGTGTTGCTTACAGCCACAGGTGCTTCCGGGATCAAACCTGATATGAACGAGTTCCAGCAGGGGCTTGAGCATGTCCTGACAGATCTTGCAAAACAGATCGCAAAAGATGGAGAAGGCGCTACAAGGCTGATCGAAGCACAGGTAAGAGGTGCAGTTTCAGAAGGAGATGCCAAACTTGTTGCAAAGGCTATTGTCAGGTCTCCACTTGTCAAATCTGCAGTTTTCGGGAAGGATCCTAACTGGGGAAGAGTTGTGGCAGCAGCAGGTTATTCCGGTGCGGATGTTGATCAGGATAAGATATCGCTTGCATTTTCCAACGGTTCTGATTCTGCAGTTCTGGTTGACAATGGTAAGATCGTATCAGAGGACAATGAGCTGCTAGAAAAGCTGGGCTCTATCATGGGTAGCCCGGAAGTAATTATTAAGGTAGATATCCACATGGGTGACTCCTGTGCGACAGCATGGGGCTGTGATCTGACGTACGATTATGTGAGGATCAATGCCGAATATACTACGTAA
- a CDS encoding outer membrane protein assembly factor BamB family protein: MVKLQRKQTGKKLTPGRWSVKASITILLLLFCLGTGMAAAQEIYFEPGDTTLAGVGQTEALNFYLDQLPAGLSGYNLTLGISDPSVARITGVEFPDWSGTLHTNSQLPANSICIKAIDLNKNVNAGDANILLGTVTVESLAIGEGNITVSINRLEDDNGNTFPVDIREAKMSVMDTVVEPNGIRSIEPNSIEPENAFTVTVVLSAGDTDVESILLEEKLPDGWTVTPVRNDGMSYSITGDLHTWHETSNILESGSSKTIVYDVTVPAETSGGIYNIDGWFSAYEANKFPLVYHHNEVSGENTVEVIGEQIFTSTDWPLIGKGLYNNAVTSDRAPIQEPNDSGSWSTMTQGAGFSGIDVHPLVVGDLVYVTTPSSVFAVDRNTGEIEWQNDIIEGATAPLGTPAYGNGKLFVTAFSKLYAYDAISGNELLNVTIDSENQEFTQMNTPVMYEDGRIFFGEWIPYGEYNRKYYCYNEDGTLEWTYVTPTGKGYYWAGSAVVGRYLVFGDDALHLTSLDKYDGEVVDEINVSELLEIGYNGEREEIRNSITYSPDTGRIYSASEAGYCFSIGFNVDGTFNTADAQKSYIGKSTCTPTIYNGRVYVGTGTHTGTGDVYCLNEEDLSEIWKYTPNGGVQGSPVISTAYDDGDGEVYIYFTTNVLDARVYCLKDYTGNTVPELQWYYEAPPEKNEYTLHGVTIKDGRIFYGNDRGYLFGLSDVGNNIVTPPEANFSSDLVSGYAPQTVQFTDLSTDAAGWSWDFDNDGIEDSIEQNPQFTYTAPGTYTVSLTVNNAAGSDTETKIDYIAVNDWNPWNDPDSEGLPDGTYITLTEVIDAYNCFRYETPVPESGTNIDFTTVIDMYNAFRYGNPM, translated from the coding sequence ATGGTAAAATTACAGAGAAAACAAACAGGAAAAAAGTTGACACCCGGCAGGTGGTCAGTAAAGGCTAGCATCACAATCCTCTTGCTCCTGTTCTGTCTTGGAACCGGTATGGCTGCGGCTCAGGAGATCTACTTTGAACCCGGAGACACGACCCTTGCCGGGGTGGGCCAAACAGAAGCACTGAACTTCTACCTTGACCAGTTACCTGCCGGGCTTTCCGGTTATAATCTCACCCTTGGCATAAGCGATCCTTCAGTTGCCAGAATAACAGGAGTCGAATTCCCTGACTGGTCAGGCACACTACATACGAACTCACAACTTCCAGCAAATTCAATTTGCATCAAAGCTATCGACCTGAACAAAAATGTGAATGCCGGAGATGCAAATATCCTACTGGGCACGGTGACCGTAGAATCCCTTGCTATTGGGGAAGGGAACATCACGGTATCGATCAACCGTCTGGAAGATGATAACGGAAATACATTCCCCGTAGATATCAGGGAAGCAAAAATGTCAGTAATGGACACAGTCGTTGAGCCTAATGGAATACGAAGCATTGAGCCTAATTCTATTGAGCCGGAAAATGCCTTTACGGTGACTGTTGTACTCTCCGCAGGTGATACGGATGTCGAATCCATATTGCTGGAAGAAAAACTTCCGGATGGATGGACAGTAACACCTGTCCGGAATGACGGTATGAGTTACTCAATAACAGGTGATCTGCATACCTGGCATGAAACTTCGAATATACTTGAATCTGGAAGCAGTAAAACAATAGTCTATGATGTTACCGTACCGGCTGAAACAAGTGGTGGGATCTATAATATTGATGGCTGGTTTTCCGCATATGAAGCGAATAAATTCCCATTGGTGTATCATCACAACGAAGTCAGCGGTGAAAACACAGTAGAGGTTATCGGCGAGCAGATATTCACTTCCACAGACTGGCCCCTGATCGGCAAAGGCCTGTACAACAACGCAGTCACAAGCGACAGGGCACCGATACAGGAACCAAATGATTCAGGATCCTGGTCCACCATGACCCAAGGGGCAGGATTTTCCGGAATAGATGTACACCCCCTTGTAGTTGGAGATCTGGTTTATGTGACAACACCGAGTTCCGTATTTGCAGTTGACAGGAACACAGGAGAGATCGAATGGCAAAATGATATTATCGAAGGTGCCACCGCTCCTCTGGGAACCCCGGCTTATGGTAATGGGAAATTGTTTGTTACTGCTTTTAGTAAATTATATGCCTATGACGCCATATCAGGTAATGAGCTATTGAACGTTACTATTGATAGTGAAAACCAGGAATTTACACAGATGAATACTCCTGTTATGTATGAAGATGGCAGGATCTTCTTTGGTGAATGGATCCCCTATGGCGAGTATAACCGCAAATACTATTGCTATAATGAAGACGGCACTCTGGAATGGACCTATGTTACTCCTACCGGCAAGGGCTATTACTGGGCAGGTTCTGCGGTTGTAGGAAGGTATCTGGTCTTTGGGGACGATGCTCTCCACCTAACATCACTGGACAAATATGACGGAGAAGTTGTTGATGAAATAAATGTTTCTGAATTATTGGAAATTGGATACAACGGTGAAAGGGAAGAGATCAGGAATTCCATAACATATAGTCCTGATACGGGACGTATATATTCTGCCTCCGAAGCTGGGTATTGCTTCTCCATTGGTTTTAATGTAGATGGTACATTCAATACAGCAGATGCTCAGAAATCCTATATAGGAAAAAGCACATGCACCCCAACTATTTACAATGGCAGAGTATATGTCGGCACAGGCACTCACACAGGAACCGGTGATGTATATTGCCTGAACGAAGAGGATCTCTCGGAAATCTGGAAGTACACTCCAAACGGTGGTGTACAGGGCTCTCCGGTAATATCAACTGCTTATGATGACGGAGATGGGGAAGTATACATCTACTTCACCACAAATGTCTTGGATGCAAGGGTCTATTGTCTAAAAGATTATACAGGCAATACTGTGCCTGAACTTCAATGGTATTACGAGGCCCCACCTGAAAAGAATGAATACACACTACATGGTGTCACTATAAAGGACGGACGTATATTCTACGGCAATGATCGGGGTTATTTATTCGGGCTTTCCGATGTTGGAAACAATATAGTAACTCCGCCAGAAGCCAACTTCAGCTCTGATCTGGTTTCCGGATATGCACCGCAGACCGTCCAGTTCACCGACCTGTCCACAGATGCTGCAGGCTGGTCCTGGGATTTTGACAACGACGGGATCGAGGATTCCATCGAGCAGAACCCACAGTTCACTTATACAGCTCCTGGAACATACACAGTGAGCCTCACCGTGAACAACGCAGCAGGTAGTGACACCGAGACCAAGATAGACTACATCGCTGTCAATGACTGGAACCCATGGAATGATCCTGATTCTGAAGGACTTCCAGATGGAACATACATCACTTTAACAGAGGTGATTGATGCATACAACTGTTTCAGATATGAAACACCTGTACCGGAATCTGGAACGAATATCGATTTTACAACTGTGATCGATATGTATAATGCATTCAGATATGGAAATCCGATGTGA
- the pfkC gene encoding ADP-specific phosphofructokinase, producing MEIREWDSVYHKSYEDILSSIGNVRGIFVAYNSNIDAVKHIGAEDIEHLLMNVDISEVREKVFEYPRQIDSPSDLVARLIIAMRDGKAAEVPTNTTDIHDWLTDHLVFDSARMGGQAGIISNLLASMGVEKVITYVPWLSEEQAEYFVDSENLLFPVVENGELVLKHPKEAFDPDNSPKVNWILEFSKGMEVKFAGEHFVIPRDNRLIISSRPNWIRIEMDPELYEKIPQLKANIDGAILAGYQMIREEYEDGSTYMDYVEKAVSVIEELKEGNPDIRIHVEFTSIQNKVIRTAILNHIVRKHVHSLGLDTVEVANALNVLGFEELAYSVINKGENAIISLYEGAVKLLRDLKLERVHIHSLGFYICLVSKECPVSVEDHRNALLFGSTVAAAKASLGEILSLESTESGLKVPVSDEGHGELEKLEKHLVRSGMSSMEDFENGCICTPWYDAIIVPTKVVSEPVATVGIGDAISAASFVGFLSKLK from the coding sequence ATGGAAATAAGGGAGTGGGATTCTGTTTATCATAAGTCCTATGAGGACATTCTTTCGTCTATTGGAAATGTCAGGGGAATATTTGTTGCATATAACAGCAATATCGATGCCGTCAAGCACATCGGCGCGGAGGATATTGAGCATCTGCTGATGAATGTGGATATCTCAGAGGTGCGGGAGAAGGTTTTCGAGTATCCGCGCCAGATAGATTCTCCTTCTGATCTTGTTGCAAGACTTATCATCGCTATGCGTGATGGAAAGGCTGCAGAGGTGCCAACTAATACGACCGACATCCATGACTGGCTTACTGACCATCTGGTCTTTGATTCTGCACGAATGGGTGGGCAGGCAGGAATTATCTCCAATCTTCTTGCATCCATGGGAGTTGAAAAGGTCATTACCTATGTACCATGGCTTTCTGAGGAGCAGGCAGAGTACTTTGTTGATTCTGAGAACCTGCTGTTTCCTGTGGTGGAAAACGGGGAGCTTGTTCTAAAGCATCCAAAAGAGGCATTTGATCCCGATAACAGTCCAAAGGTCAACTGGATACTGGAATTCTCAAAGGGAATGGAGGTGAAGTTCGCGGGAGAGCATTTTGTCATTCCAAGGGATAATCGTCTTATCATCTCTTCCCGCCCAAATTGGATACGTATCGAGATGGATCCTGAGCTTTACGAAAAGATACCTCAGTTGAAAGCGAACATTGACGGTGCCATACTTGCAGGTTATCAGATGATAAGGGAAGAATATGAAGACGGTTCCACCTATATGGACTATGTCGAGAAGGCCGTAAGTGTCATCGAAGAGCTCAAGGAGGGCAATCCTGACATCCGTATACATGTGGAATTCACCTCGATACAGAACAAGGTGATCAGGACGGCAATACTCAACCATATCGTCCGGAAGCATGTGCATTCCCTTGGACTTGATACCGTTGAGGTTGCCAATGCACTTAATGTTCTCGGTTTTGAGGAGCTGGCCTATTCTGTCATCAATAAGGGTGAGAATGCTATCATTTCCCTTTACGAGGGTGCGGTGAAGCTCCTGAGAGACCTTAAACTTGAAAGGGTGCACATCCATTCCCTTGGGTTTTATATCTGTCTTGTATCGAAGGAATGCCCGGTATCCGTTGAGGACCATCGCAATGCCCTGTTGTTCGGATCAACGGTTGCAGCTGCAAAGGCATCCCTGGGTGAGATCCTTTCCCTGGAAAGTACGGAGTCAGGTCTTAAGGTTCCTGTATCCGACGAAGGGCATGGGGAGCTTGAAAAGCTTGAGAAACACCTTGTAAGAAGCGGTATGTCCAGCATGGAGGATTTCGAAAACGGATGTATCTGCACTCCATGGTATGATGCGATCATTGTCCCGACAAAGGTGGTAAGTGAACCTGTTGCAACCGTGGGTATTGGAGATGCTATCTCTGCGGCTTCATTTGTGGGATTTCTTTCTAAGCTTAAGTGA